The proteins below are encoded in one region of Ereboglobus luteus:
- a CDS encoding glycosyltransferase, which yields MPAQPSSEKFRILVLTSSTGGGHDARAQAFAEWCYQLYPGHVDVRIEQMLEKSSMLNRGGVSFYNWIQKKIPLLHTAFFGFVEIYGRLNNHSVVLGRGYYRNVLCEYRPHLVLSVHDCLNRGYFQLARKLLGHERVRCATYCGEFSGGWGYSRNWVEPTVDLYISRTETANDYAVKKLGMAGNRTLVRGHFMRPSAHLEQIDADQRAISRKRRYGLSPDVFTVFLATGSNGANNHFELLPALVKHRDRCQAIIICGHNRDVYNDLMRWRAENPEFRCHIEGYSESVHLLIQAADAIVTRGGTTTCAQALHYSCPIIFNGFGGVMPQEKLTLKYFRNTAGSSIIRNADDFAEIIDQWMTSPATYRTYSENFANARYEEDPARVIDELVALAREAAPHLPEPLRQPFPPVNGHGFCAKVK from the coding sequence GCGGAATGGTGCTACCAGCTGTATCCCGGCCATGTCGATGTGCGCATCGAGCAAATGCTCGAAAAATCCTCAATGCTCAACCGGGGCGGCGTCAGTTTTTATAACTGGATACAGAAAAAAATCCCGCTTCTGCACACGGCGTTCTTTGGTTTTGTGGAAATTTACGGCCGGCTCAACAACCACAGCGTCGTGCTTGGCCGCGGTTATTACAGGAATGTGCTTTGCGAATACCGCCCGCATCTTGTGCTCAGCGTGCACGACTGCCTGAACCGCGGTTATTTCCAGCTTGCGCGCAAGTTGCTCGGCCACGAACGCGTGCGCTGTGCCACGTATTGCGGCGAGTTTTCCGGCGGCTGGGGATACAGCCGCAACTGGGTGGAGCCCACGGTTGACCTTTACATTTCGCGCACGGAAACCGCCAACGACTATGCGGTTAAAAAACTCGGCATGGCCGGGAATCGCACGCTCGTGCGCGGCCACTTCATGCGGCCAAGCGCGCATCTCGAGCAGATTGACGCGGACCAGCGCGCCATTTCGCGGAAAAGACGCTACGGGTTGAGTCCCGATGTGTTTACCGTGTTTCTCGCCACCGGCAGCAATGGCGCTAACAATCATTTCGAGCTCCTGCCCGCGCTCGTGAAGCATCGTGATCGCTGCCAGGCCATCATTATTTGCGGACACAATCGCGACGTGTATAATGACCTCATGCGCTGGCGTGCTGAGAATCCCGAATTTCGTTGTCATATAGAAGGTTACTCGGAATCGGTGCATTTGCTCATACAGGCGGCCGACGCGATTGTTACTCGCGGCGGCACGACCACCTGCGCGCAAGCGTTGCATTATTCCTGCCCGATTATTTTTAATGGCTTCGGCGGAGTCATGCCGCAGGAAAAACTCACGTTGAAGTATTTCCGCAACACCGCCGGCAGCAGCATTATTCGCAACGCGGATGATTTTGCGGAGATCATCGACCAATGGATGACCTCACCGGCAACCTATCGCACTTATAGTGAAAACTTTGCCAATGCGCGATACGAGGAGGATCCCGCGCGTGTGATCGACGAACTTGTCGCGCTCGCCCGCGAGGCCGCCCCGCATTTGCCCGAACCGCTACGCCAGCCTTTCCCTCCGGTCAATGGCCACGGTTTTTGCGCAAAAGTGAAGTGA